A single genomic interval of Bacteroidota bacterium harbors:
- the infB gene encoding translation initiation factor IF-2 — protein MAEAEKTIRLSKAIKEFNLSLDHIVEFLTKKGFSIESNPNTKLPGDAYALLMKEFQGDKSAKEEAQQLSQTKLRKDTPVVLDAEGSKKSGTKKDDESSEILIKNMSVADYLKEEKPKKKEEAKAEKPAKAKEAEPEVTKVAVDKVEGPKVLGKIEIEDEASKAEKKKKAATKKKAETAAAPEEEAPVKAKEEEEKPAKKVVKKKKEETIEEAPVAEKPIAPVQEEIEIPAPVAEIPPVAEVTPEAEPAAPEITPEEPEAPSEPQKDEIHRVRFDKLSGPTVLGKIDLPVDPPKRKPVASSTGSVDDKKKKRKRTDRKAGGQPVPSDKREQQRGPGTSGPPRHRPAAGSKPTEKTEPTEKEIQDQIKATLARLSSGGKSRSSKMRKARRDERAEVKREKAEEQAGNKTIKVTEFVTANELAKLMDVQVTEVISTFMSLGMFVSINQRLDAEALRVVAEEFGFAVEFVSAEVQETIGTEEDLPEDLKPRSPIVTVMGHVDHGKTSLLDYIRKANVIAGEAGGITQHIGAYSVKLENGKTITFLDTPGHEAFTAMRARGAKVTDVAIIVIAADDNVMPQTIEAINHAQAANVPMVFAINKVDKPDANPERIKEQLAKMNILVEDWGGKYQCQEISAKKGMNVEALLEKVLLEAELLELKANANRRANGTVIESMLDKGRGYVMTVLIQGGTLHVGDVILAGCYSGRVKALFNERGFRIKEAGPAAPAQVLGMTGAPQAGDLFNVMEDEREARDIANKRLQLQREQGIRTQKHITLDEIGRRLAIGNFKELNVIVKGDVDGSIEALADSLLKLSTPEIQINIIHKSVGAITESDVLLASASNAIIIGFQVRPSVNARKLAETEQIEIRLYSIIYDAINELKAAMEGMLAPEFQEKIVGNIEIRDIFKIPKVGTIAGCMVLDGKVSRNTKVRVVRDGIVVFSGELASLKRFKDDVKEVSAGYECGLSVHNFQDLKVGDVIEGYEQVAVKRTLA, from the coding sequence ATGGCAGAAGCAGAAAAGACGATCCGATTAAGTAAAGCGATTAAGGAATTCAATCTGAGCCTTGATCACATCGTGGAATTCCTTACAAAAAAGGGATTCTCGATAGAAAGCAACCCCAATACCAAGTTGCCCGGGGATGCTTATGCTTTGCTGATGAAGGAATTCCAGGGCGATAAAAGCGCTAAAGAAGAAGCGCAACAGCTTTCCCAGACTAAACTTCGTAAGGACACTCCTGTCGTTCTTGACGCTGAAGGATCCAAAAAATCCGGCACAAAGAAAGATGATGAATCTTCCGAAATACTCATCAAAAACATGAGTGTCGCGGATTATCTGAAGGAAGAAAAACCTAAGAAAAAAGAAGAAGCGAAAGCTGAAAAGCCTGCCAAAGCAAAAGAAGCTGAACCTGAAGTTACCAAAGTCGCGGTTGATAAAGTCGAAGGACCAAAAGTACTCGGCAAAATAGAAATCGAAGACGAAGCTTCTAAAGCTGAGAAAAAGAAAAAAGCAGCCACCAAGAAAAAAGCTGAAACAGCTGCCGCTCCTGAAGAAGAAGCTCCTGTTAAAGCTAAAGAGGAAGAAGAAAAGCCTGCGAAGAAGGTTGTCAAAAAGAAAAAAGAAGAAACGATTGAAGAAGCTCCTGTAGCAGAAAAACCAATTGCTCCTGTTCAGGAAGAAATTGAAATTCCTGCTCCTGTAGCAGAAATACCTCCTGTTGCTGAAGTTACCCCTGAAGCAGAACCTGCTGCACCTGAAATTACTCCTGAAGAACCGGAAGCTCCTTCCGAACCTCAGAAAGATGAAATTCACCGTGTGCGTTTTGATAAGCTGAGCGGTCCAACAGTTCTTGGAAAAATTGATTTGCCTGTTGATCCACCGAAACGCAAACCGGTTGCTTCGTCTACCGGTTCAGTGGATGACAAGAAAAAGAAAAGGAAACGTACCGACCGCAAAGCGGGCGGACAACCGGTTCCTTCTGATAAACGTGAACAACAACGTGGACCCGGAACATCCGGACCTCCACGTCATCGTCCGGCTGCAGGATCCAAACCCACAGAAAAAACAGAACCTACTGAAAAGGAAATTCAGGATCAGATCAAAGCGACTCTGGCACGACTCAGCAGTGGTGGTAAATCCCGTTCTTCTAAAATGCGTAAAGCCCGTCGTGATGAACGTGCGGAAGTAAAACGTGAAAAAGCAGAAGAACAAGCAGGGAATAAAACTATTAAAGTCACTGAATTCGTTACTGCAAACGAGTTGGCAAAACTGATGGATGTACAGGTTACGGAAGTAATCTCCACCTTCATGTCGCTCGGTATGTTTGTATCCATCAACCAGCGACTGGATGCTGAGGCATTACGTGTCGTGGCTGAAGAATTCGGATTCGCTGTAGAATTCGTTTCAGCGGAAGTACAGGAAACAATTGGTACGGAAGAAGACCTTCCGGAGGATTTAAAACCACGCTCACCGATTGTTACCGTCATGGGACACGTTGACCATGGTAAAACATCTCTCCTTGACTATATCCGTAAAGCCAATGTAATTGCCGGTGAAGCAGGTGGTATCACCCAGCACATCGGAGCCTATTCCGTAAAATTGGAAAATGGTAAGACAATCACTTTCCTTGATACTCCCGGTCACGAAGCCTTTACAGCGATGCGTGCACGTGGTGCCAAAGTTACCGACGTTGCGATCATCGTGATTGCTGCCGATGATAACGTGATGCCACAAACCATCGAAGCGATCAATCACGCTCAGGCGGCGAATGTGCCAATGGTTTTCGCGATCAACAAGGTGGATAAACCGGATGCCAATCCGGAAAGGATCAAAGAACAACTTGCGAAAATGAACATCCTTGTCGAAGACTGGGGTGGAAAATATCAGTGTCAGGAAATTTCCGCTAAAAAAGGAATGAATGTCGAAGCTCTTCTTGAAAAAGTATTGCTCGAAGCGGAACTCCTCGAACTCAAAGCAAATGCCAACCGCCGTGCGAACGGAACCGTGATCGAGTCCATGCTTGATAAAGGTCGTGGTTATGTAATGACAGTTCTGATTCAGGGCGGTACTTTACACGTTGGAGACGTTATTCTTGCCGGCTGTTACAGCGGTAGAGTAAAAGCCTTGTTCAACGAACGTGGTTTCCGTATCAAGGAAGCGGGCCCTGCAGCTCCTGCACAGGTCTTAGGTATGACAGGCGCGCCCCAAGCAGGCGATCTGTTCAACGTGATGGAAGATGAACGCGAAGCACGCGACATCGCCAACAAACGTTTGCAACTCCAGCGTGAGCAGGGTATCCGTACTCAGAAACACATTACACTGGATGAGATCGGTCGTCGTTTGGCTATCGGAAACTTCAAGGAGCTGAATGTAATTGTAAAAGGTGACGTGGACGGTTCTATCGAAGCGCTCGCGGATTCTCTCCTCAAACTTTCTACTCCGGAAATCCAGATCAACATTATTCACAAATCTGTTGGAGCGATCACGGAATCAGATGTACTTCTTGCTTCCGCATCCAACGCGATCATTATCGGATTCCAGGTTCGTCCTTCTGTCAATGCACGTAAACTCGCGGAAACAGAACAGATCGAAATCCGCCTCTACTCCATCATTTACGACGCGATCAACGAATTGAAAGCGGCAATGGAAGGTATGCTTGCTCCGGAATTCCAGGAGAAAATCGTCGGCAACATCGAAATCCGCGACATCTTCAAGATCCCGAAAGTGGGAACCATTGCAGGATGTATGGTACTCGACGGAAAAGTATCCCGCAATACCAAGGTGCGTGTCGTTCGCGACGGTATCGTTGTCTTCTCCGGCGAACTGGCTTCACTCAAACGTTTCAAAGACGATGTGAAAGAAGTTTCCGCAGGTTACGAATGCGGATTGAGCGTCCACAACTTCCAGGATCTGAAAGTTGGCGATGTCATCGAAGGATACGAACAGGTAGCAGTCAAACGGACTTTGGCTTAA
- a CDS encoding MmcQ/YjbR family DNA-binding protein, whose protein sequence is MNIESLRSYCIKKPFVTEEFPFDEVTLVFKVLNKAFLLTGLDEPELKFNVKCDPEKAIELREQYTCVQPGFHMNKKHWNTIHDDGSVRDQLLKEWIDHSYEMVIAGMSKKDQEKVKKNATSKAKKKSS, encoded by the coding sequence ATGAATATCGAAAGCCTCCGTTCCTATTGTATCAAAAAACCCTTCGTAACGGAAGAATTCCCTTTTGATGAGGTGACCCTGGTCTTCAAAGTACTGAACAAGGCATTTTTGCTGACCGGTCTGGATGAACCCGAATTGAAATTCAATGTGAAATGTGATCCTGAAAAAGCCATTGAACTACGCGAACAATACACCTGTGTACAGCCGGGATTTCACATGAACAAAAAACACTGGAACACTATACACGACGACGGTAGCGTCCGCGATCAATTACTCAAGGAATGGATAGACCACAGCTACGAAATGGTAATTGCTGGGATGTCAAAGAAGGATCAGGAGAAGGTAAAGAAGAATGCAACAAGTAAAGCGAAGAAAAAAAGCAGTTAA
- a CDS encoding SPOR domain-containing protein yields the protein MSRLLFFICFLGLFSSASAQKTITTANSDSSIRITRDPRLDELIERQKQINLEKQSMPGFRVQIYFGGNRPKASEVKLDFNSRYPDIPAYLTYQQPNFKVRVGDFRNRYEAQKLIKELEGKYPTTFVVPDEVKLPLLK from the coding sequence ATGTCGCGTCTGCTTTTTTTCATTTGTTTTCTTGGTCTGTTTTCTTCGGCATCCGCTCAGAAAACAATTACTACTGCCAATTCCGATAGTTCCATCCGGATCACCAGAGATCCACGTTTGGATGAATTGATCGAAAGACAAAAACAAATCAATCTTGAAAAGCAAAGCATGCCCGGTTTTCGGGTGCAGATTTATTTTGGAGGCAATCGCCCCAAAGCATCAGAAGTAAAACTGGATTTCAATTCACGTTACCCTGATATTCCCGCTTATCTCACTTATCAGCAACCCAATTTTAAAGTGCGTGTGGGTGATTTCAGAAATCGTTACGAAGCACAGAAATTAATCAAGGAACTGGAGGGAAAATATCCTACCACTTTTGTTGTTCCGGATGAGGTTAAACTTCCATTATTGAAATAA
- a CDS encoding ribosome assembly cofactor RimP, with the protein MSLNEQIIALVQEKIAGTETFLVDVKVSPSKVIVLIDHPNGVKIEDCVAVSRFLQDSLDSTDVFEKHELEVGSPGMEEPLKVLQQYNKRIGKNVNVVTFDGLRHTGVLKAASNDGIELEETIIVKEGKKKEKQIQQITIPFSNIKETRVIFSFNKII; encoded by the coding sequence ATGAGCCTGAACGAACAGATTATTGCATTGGTACAAGAAAAAATTGCCGGAACGGAGACCTTCCTCGTGGATGTCAAAGTGAGTCCGTCAAAAGTGATTGTGCTGATCGACCATCCCAATGGAGTAAAAATTGAGGATTGTGTGGCAGTATCCCGTTTTCTTCAGGATTCACTGGACTCAACGGATGTCTTTGAAAAACATGAATTGGAAGTCGGTTCACCCGGAATGGAAGAACCTCTGAAAGTACTTCAGCAGTACAACAAACGTATCGGAAAAAATGTCAATGTCGTAACCTTTGACGGCCTCCGCCACACAGGTGTCCTCAAAGCAGCTTCCAATGATGGAATTGAACTAGAAGAAACCATCATTGTGAAAGAAGGCAAGAAAAAAGAAAAACAGATTCAACAAATAACTATACCATTCTCTAACATCAAAGAAACAAGAGTCATCTTCTCTTTCAACAAAATCATTTGA
- a CDS encoding DUF502 domain-containing protein: MKKALNYFLQGLLFVVPITVTLWVLFRTILWVDSLLPFQVPIKIPGIPKLEIPGLGLLTIFVVVALIGYLSVRYIRNPLFSYIERLIVKAPLVKLIYGSVKDLVEAFVGEKRRFNKPVLVRLEKDSDINRIGFITQEDLSEIGLGKDKVAVYLPFSYSFAGELIVLPRENISPVNASGTDMMKFIISGGVTEIKDGKVHD; this comes from the coding sequence ATGAAAAAGGCGCTGAATTACTTTTTACAGGGACTTCTCTTTGTGGTTCCTATAACCGTCACTTTGTGGGTTCTTTTCCGGACCATCCTCTGGGTGGATAGTTTATTGCCTTTCCAGGTTCCTATCAAAATACCCGGAATTCCCAAGCTTGAGATCCCCGGTTTGGGACTGCTCACCATTTTTGTGGTTGTTGCCCTCATTGGTTATCTCAGTGTACGCTATATCCGGAATCCATTGTTCTCTTATATCGAGCGGTTGATTGTTAAAGCCCCGCTTGTAAAACTAATCTATGGTTCTGTAAAGGACCTTGTGGAAGCTTTCGTTGGTGAAAAAAGAAGATTCAATAAACCGGTATTGGTCAGACTGGAAAAAGACAGCGATATCAACCGTATCGGCTTCATCACACAGGAAGATTTATCTGAAATAGGTTTGGGGAAAGACAAAGTTGCTGTTTACCTTCCCTTTTCCTATAGTTTCGCAGGGGAATTGATTGTATTGCCGAGGGAAAACATCAGCCCGGTAAATGCTTCAGGAACGGATATGATGAAATTTATTATTTCCGGAGGTGTGACGGAAATTAAAGACGGAAAAGTTCACGATTGA
- a CDS encoding Inward rectifier potassium channel Irk has protein sequence MAIRRIFKQDEFREIGFGNKVVESNQRLMNKDGSSNVRRKGLPFFQSVSIYQTLITMPWWKFNLLVFFFYITVNLIFALLYYFIDPNHINGMEYTSELEKFAEVFFFSAQSLTTVGYGRLNPTGYFNSTLASVESLIGLLGFALATGLLYGRFSRPIAKILFSKNMVIAPYKGISALMFRIANRTKSELVDIQASVILSYVIEENGKSVRKFSNLKLELTKVNLLSMSWTTVHPIDEESPMYGWKEEDFRKNDLEVLALLQAYEETFSQTVHTRTSYTNEELRYGAKFISMMEAGPNGSVILAFDKMDSFTKVNLEEEMIRTA, from the coding sequence ATGGCTATCAGAAGAATTTTTAAGCAGGATGAATTCCGCGAAATTGGATTCGGCAACAAGGTTGTTGAATCCAATCAGCGTTTGATGAACAAAGACGGCAGCAGCAATGTGCGTCGGAAAGGATTACCTTTTTTTCAGTCTGTAAGTATTTACCAGACACTGATCACCATGCCCTGGTGGAAATTCAATCTGCTGGTTTTCTTTTTTTACATCACTGTAAATCTGATTTTCGCTTTATTGTATTACTTCATTGATCCGAATCACATCAATGGAATGGAGTATACAAGTGAGCTCGAAAAATTCGCGGAAGTATTTTTCTTCAGCGCTCAGTCTCTCACTACAGTGGGCTATGGTCGCCTGAATCCGACAGGTTATTTTAACAGCACACTCGCTTCTGTCGAATCGCTCATTGGTTTATTAGGCTTCGCTCTGGCAACAGGATTACTTTATGGCCGCTTTTCAAGGCCAATTGCAAAAATTCTGTTTAGCAAAAACATGGTGATTGCTCCTTACAAAGGAATCTCCGCACTGATGTTCCGTATCGCCAACAGAACAAAGAGTGAATTGGTAGACATTCAAGCTAGTGTTATTCTATCGTATGTTATCGAAGAGAATGGAAAGTCTGTAAGAAAATTCAGCAACCTGAAACTGGAACTCACCAAAGTGAATCTTTTATCCATGTCCTGGACCACCGTACATCCCATAGACGAAGAAAGTCCGATGTACGGATGGAAAGAAGAAGATTTCAGGAAAAATGATCTGGAAGTACTTGCACTTTTACAGGCATACGAAGAGACATTTTCTCAGACTGTCCATACACGCACTTCCTACACGAATGAAGAATTGCGTTACGGTGCGAAATTTATTTCCATGATGGAAGCCGGACCAAATGGTTCAGTGATTCTCGCCTTCGACAAAATGGATTCGTTCACAAAAGTCAATCTGGAGGAGGAAATGATCCGCACCGCGTAA
- the nusA gene encoding transcription termination/antitermination protein NusA: protein MKKTLPGKNEHTELVEAFSEFKDLKNIDRASMMSILEDVFKNMLKKKYGTADNFDIVINTDKGDLQALRNRLIVEDGTVEDPSTQIEYSEAVRIQPDFEVGEEVSEEVRFMDFGRRAVLAARQNLMARVQELEKEGIFRKYKDRVGEIITGEVYQTWKKETLIMDDDGNELIMPKSEQIGSDFFKKGDSVRAVVLRVEMINGTPKIILSRTSPLFLEKLFELEVPEVFDGLITIKKIVREPGERAKVAVESYDDRIDPVGACVGMKGSRIHGIVRELRNENIDVINFTTNSPLFISRALAPAKITSIKLDDEKKRASVFLKPDQVSLAIGKGGHNIKLAGKLTGYEIDVYRDTDDDSEDVDLDEFADEIEPWIIDELKTIGCDTAKSVLELPIEDLVKRTDLEEETIKEVVRILRSEFE from the coding sequence ATGAAAAAGACCTTACCCGGTAAGAATGAGCACACTGAATTGGTGGAAGCATTCTCTGAATTCAAAGACCTGAAGAATATCGACCGCGCCAGCATGATGAGCATCCTCGAGGATGTTTTCAAAAACATGCTTAAGAAAAAATATGGCACTGCTGATAATTTTGACATTGTCATCAACACCGACAAAGGTGATCTTCAAGCCCTGCGTAATCGTTTGATCGTTGAAGACGGCACTGTTGAAGATCCAAGTACTCAGATTGAATATTCTGAAGCGGTGCGTATTCAGCCCGACTTTGAAGTAGGCGAAGAAGTATCTGAAGAAGTTCGTTTCATGGATTTCGGTCGTCGTGCAGTACTTGCCGCTCGTCAGAACCTCATGGCACGTGTTCAGGAACTTGAGAAAGAAGGAATTTTCCGCAAATACAAAGATCGTGTTGGTGAAATCATCACCGGTGAAGTTTACCAGACCTGGAAAAAAGAAACACTCATCATGGATGATGATGGCAATGAACTAATCATGCCTAAATCTGAACAAATTGGCAGTGATTTCTTCAAAAAAGGAGATAGCGTTCGTGCAGTCGTATTGCGTGTTGAAATGATCAATGGAACACCAAAGATTATTTTGTCACGTACTTCTCCACTCTTCCTCGAAAAATTATTCGAACTGGAAGTACCTGAAGTATTTGACGGACTGATTACGATTAAGAAAATTGTCCGTGAACCGGGCGAGCGCGCGAAAGTAGCTGTTGAAAGCTACGACGACAGGATCGATCCTGTTGGAGCCTGTGTGGGAATGAAAGGTTCTCGTATCCACGGAATTGTTCGTGAATTAAGAAACGAAAATATCGACGTCATTAATTTCACAACAAACAGTCCGCTCTTTATCTCCCGTGCATTGGCACCGGCTAAAATCACTTCCATTAAACTGGATGACGAGAAAAAACGCGCTTCTGTATTCCTGAAACCCGACCAGGTTTCCCTGGCTATCGGAAAAGGCGGTCATAACATCAAACTTGCAGGAAAGCTGACAGGTTATGAAATCGATGTATATCGTGATACGGATGACGACAGCGAAGACGTTGATCTGGATGAATTTGCAGATGAAATCGAACCATGGATCATCGATGAGCTGAAGACCATTGGTTGCGATACAGCGAAAAGCGTTCTTGAATTGCCGATCGAAGATCTTGTGAAAAGAACAGATCTGGAAGAAGAAACAATCAAGGAAGTAGTTCGCATTTTAAGATCAGAATTTGAATAA
- a CDS encoding NAD(P)/FAD-dependent oxidoreductase encodes MDIFNKEKARKRVLIVGSGFGGIEIGRRLDSRKYEVLVLDRQNYLTFQPLLYQVATGGLEPDSVAYPLRKIFRRKMNVTFRVAEVDKVEPAINSVHTSIGILPYDILVLATGSKTNHFGMKEIQENSLSLKSVTDALDMRSFILQNFEAALLSRDVEEKKSLMNFIVAGAGPTGVEIAGALAELRNHVLPNDYPELDLSLMNITLVDASDKVLNVMSEYASRNAHKQLEQLGIRILTGVKLERYNGKEAFLSSGEILKSKALIWTAGVMGNGIIGLDASNYNRGNRILTDEYNKVKGSENIFAIGDVAAIVAADGTSHPMLAPVAMQQGKQLAANLNLAEGKKWKAFRYTDRGTMATIGRSRAVADLKFTHLKGFPAWIAWLFIHLMLLVGFRNRLVVLINWIWNYFSYDRAIRLIIRPYRKKESA; translated from the coding sequence ATGGATATTTTTAACAAAGAAAAGGCCCGAAAAAGGGTGCTGATTGTGGGTTCCGGTTTTGGAGGAATTGAAATTGGACGCCGTTTGGATTCCCGGAAATACGAAGTATTGGTTCTGGACAGGCAAAACTATCTCACATTTCAGCCTTTGCTTTATCAGGTGGCTACAGGTGGTTTAGAACCGGATTCGGTCGCTTATCCTTTGCGAAAAATTTTCAGGCGAAAAATGAATGTGACTTTTCGTGTCGCGGAAGTTGATAAGGTTGAACCTGCTATCAATAGTGTACACACTTCCATTGGCATTCTTCCTTATGATATTCTTGTTCTCGCGACAGGTTCCAAGACGAATCATTTCGGGATGAAAGAAATCCAGGAAAATTCTCTTTCCCTGAAATCAGTGACTGATGCTTTGGACATGAGGAGTTTTATTTTGCAAAATTTTGAAGCGGCATTGCTAAGCAGGGATGTGGAAGAAAAGAAAAGTCTGATGAATTTTATTGTTGCAGGAGCAGGACCCACAGGAGTTGAAATTGCAGGAGCTCTGGCAGAATTAAGAAATCACGTTTTGCCCAATGATTACCCGGAACTGGATCTTTCATTGATGAACATTACACTCGTTGATGCTTCCGATAAAGTTCTCAATGTAATGTCTGAATACGCCTCAAGAAACGCGCACAAACAGCTTGAACAATTGGGCATACGAATTTTGACAGGAGTAAAACTCGAAAGGTACAATGGCAAAGAAGCGTTTTTAAGCTCAGGAGAAATTTTGAAATCGAAAGCACTGATCTGGACAGCGGGAGTGATGGGAAACGGAATCATCGGTTTGGATGCATCCAATTACAACCGGGGGAATCGCATCCTTACTGACGAATACAACAAAGTTAAAGGCTCAGAAAATATTTTCGCGATCGGAGATGTAGCGGCGATAGTAGCTGCAGATGGAACGTCTCATCCAATGCTTGCGCCCGTGGCCATGCAACAGGGAAAACAATTGGCAGCAAACCTGAATCTGGCTGAAGGAAAGAAATGGAAAGCGTTTCGCTATACCGACAGAGGAACAATGGCCACCATCGGCAGAAGTCGTGCTGTCGCGGATTTAAAATTTACACACCTCAAGGGTTTTCCCGCATGGATCGCCTGGTTGTTTATTCATCTCATGCTTTTAGTGGGCTTTCGCAACCGACTCGTAGTTCTGATCAATTGGATCTGGAATTATTTCAGTTATGATCGCGCTATCCGATTAATCATTCGACCATATCGGAAAAAAGAAAGCGCATAA